Below is a window of Salvia splendens isolate huo1 unplaced genomic scaffold, SspV2 ctg709, whole genome shotgun sequence DNA.
GGAAGGAAGAGCAGACCATGTAGTATAAAATCATGGGCCAGTTTTTGAAAAActcatacctttctcggccttttggCTAAGATCAAGTGTAGTATCTGTTCTTATCAGTTTAATATCTGATACGTGGACCATTGGTTCAcacgatattaaatttattttttgagggGAAAGATCCGTCAAAGTAGCTTGCTACTTGGGTTTTCATGTATCGCCTTTGTGTTGCACTATTGCATTGGCCAGGCGCACCCCACCATTTTTTAGTTTAAGTGTTTGTTTTTAGGAATTTTTTGGGCTTCTTGTTTTAAGGATATGAATACCTACTGAATAAATGACAGTTACATAAAACTGGTGGCTTCGTGAAGCAGTCATGATCGCTCATATCTCTGTATCCTTGATCTCTAGGAGACATGAAACCACATCTGGCTGATGAACCATGGCTGCCTTGCTAGAGCGTGATTAACAGCTCCTCAGTTTGGGTTTCCAGCTTGTTGTGCAGTAGATGATCGTCCAAGGCAGCTCTGACAAACAAACACAATCTTTTTGTTTTTCAACTTTTGTGATATCTGTATTTATTTCAGGTTTTCATCATTTCATAATCATTGTATAGGAGCTGTGACCTTTGATGAGCACATGGTCAACCCTTCCAAATTATTGCATTAGATTAAGTGTTTGCCCCAGCTACTGAATATCCTTTGAAGGATATGTATGTTGAAAGAAAATGTAAATGGGCAAAGCATCTATTTACTCGAGGGTTATCGCCACTAAAATACATTAACTTTAAAGGAATCAAAATGAATTTCCTATAATGTAACTAACGGATTCGATTGTGGACTGATGAAGTTGATTGTGAACTAAATTTTTCTATCATGGGGTGTTAGTTACAGATTTGGGATTTCGTTTTCAATCGATTTGATGCTCATTTTATCATGTTTGATTGTATATACGATTGTTTATATTGTACACATTAGTTTAGTTAAAACAACTTTGATTCATCAAGATGTGTGTGTTTTTGATTCAACTTTCTTCACAGTTGCATGAAATTTTAATATGAACAAAGAATTCTACGACTCCTTCAGTATTTTTGTTAGTTGCTAGTGTACAGAGAGAGCATTACAATCAACAAATTAAAAGCCTTTTTATATTTGGGCCATATCCAACTTGCTATGAATTTTTTTAGCTCATAATATGTTAATACACAAAAGTTGTAAAATGCAATAAAAAGCTCTCCATTTCGTTGTGGATCCACTACATATCTTTGGGATGACAAATCCAAgcgggttgggtcattatcgggTATATCCCCGAACTTGATTTCTGCTACTTTCAAATCTAAACACGATATGCACAAGACCTGAACCCGTTAACTACGCGATATAATTGTCAGGATTATACCACTGATTGCACACACTGAAACAAGAAATGTAAAGCACTCTAAGCGATTACGTGGTTCGGCAAAGGTTGCCTACATCCACGGACTCATGAAGTTTATTGATTCAACACTCTCAAGAAGACGACTCTCACACTTACAAATTGAATGCCCTAAGCTAATCTCAAGCTAGAGCTCAATAACCCCCAATTcgttgtgtgtgtatgtgtatgtgttttcACTCTCTGCTTTTTGAATCAGTGAAATCGAGCTAAATATATGAAAGATTACAAGTTGAGATAACCAACTAACTCCAAAACTAAAATCAGTTACAACTGCCATTtcaccaacggctagtttcagcTCTTGAATGAGCTTCAACACTTGTTCCTTTCCCTGAGCTCCCAACGGCTCTTGACAGTAGCTTCAGTTCAATCTTCTACTTCATATTTGCAAAGGGCATGATCCCACAATAATATGAGTTCACATAACACGATAACGATCCAAAAACCTAATTAACGTGAttaaaatctgaaattacaCGATTTAAAATATGGTTTACATAATAAGACCTTGTTACCTGATTAAActtgatttttatatatcagGTTTATATGATTTAAACATGATTTATATGAATATAGAGAATAAagctaaaatataaattttaagaaaaaattcaaataattagTAGAATGATTTTTTAATGGGTTACCCAAACCCAACTCAAAATTATCGGTTTCTAACATGAAGTGAAAGGCAGGAAGAAAATAACTTTGAATAGGAACTCGGAACTGGATAAGAATCGAAACAAAATAACTTGAAAGACTGAAACAACCGAAAGAAAATAATCCTCCAAAGAGACCAAGTAATCTTCCTATGGAGGCCTCGATTAATATCGCCAACAAATTTGATTGCTCTTGGATGCCTTCTTCCAGTCCTCCACGTAATAAATACTCTCCCCattccataatagatgacacacttggtAATGACACGTGATTTTAAgagatattgttttgtgtgttaagtggagagagaaaataacaCTCCCCCATCAATAACTAGATGTAGTCTCTGTAATGGCTTGGCAGACCTTGAACCTTCTATGGTTGTCCTACGGTCACCACTAGCTAGGGAAGTCGAGGTGGCGACGACGAACTAGGTAGTGTTGGTGGTGCCTCTGTTATCTCTTAAATTTTGTCTCACATTGACTAGGTAaagatctcatctaatctatataagagTGGATAATCTTCCCTCTTATAAGGCCTTTAAAGGGGGTGAATGACTCATTTGTAATATGGTATTATAGCGGGCTTAAATGATGATGaatctctttatctctttacctcacgagtggaagtgCAATGCTAATTCCGGCCCACATAGATGATGGTTCTCTTGTCTTGCCTACCCACATGATGGAAGTGATGATGGTTCTCTTGTCTTACCTACCCACGTAATGGAAGTTCGACATGTCATTCCGGTCCACCCATGCAGGGTGTTAAAATATCTTAAATAACTCTCGCCCTTAAGAGGGTCTCAAATCCATTTCTATTCCGTCTTTATCCATTCACCATTCTTCTAACTCAGAATTAATGTTTGACTTTAACCGTGGTATCATTCATCACTTCTTCGCTAGTTTTTATCCAACCTAGTTTATTATTTAGATCTCTAAAAAAATTGTCTCATCTTTACATGTTAATCCACCCGTCAAATTAATCTCATCTGCTAAAAATGAAAGTTACTCTCAGTTTGTTTACTCACTTtatatcatttttcttttactttattcacatttttttaCTCAGGCTTTTACTTACTCACAATAATTTATTAgtgactaaagtcccaaaatggtccttaacatattgcttttttttttaccaaaacattatcttttgaatcatttggtccctcacatttgaaatcggatcacatttgatccattttggacggttctgtcaaatttttgacggttttaattaccggatcacaaatccgtcactaactgggagaaactgatccgtcactaaaCCGTCACTAATCTCCGTCACTAATCCATCCACTTCTTGAACTCCTCAGCCGTTTCGCGTCCAATCGGATCCAAAGGCGGGGCAATTCAGGAACATCCCTTCCAAATTGAAACCCTCCGGATTCTCCAACCCGCATTGCGATATTGTGTGCTATATTCCCGCCAGCGCTGTCCCCGCCTAAATACACACTCTTCAGATCGGCGAATTCGTTGATCCATTCCTCCTCGCCCTCGGCGATCCACTTGAGAGCGCGCCATGAATCCTCGAACGCGATCGGGAGCGGGAATTCAGGGGCTAATCGGTAATTTACCGAGACGGCGACGACGTTGGCTTGAGTGACTAAGCGATTGAGGTGCTTATGATAGAGCGGGGGGAAGGCGGATTCGACGATGAAGCCGCCGCCGTGGTAGTAGACGAGAAGCGGGAGCTTTTTGGTAGGATCGGCGTTGGGCGGGAGGTAAATCCGAGCTGGATCTAGTGAAGGGGAAGCGACATATTTGCCGACTGCGATGGAAGGGAAGAGTTCATCGAGAATTTTGTCCATTGATGATTAGTGTTTTTGTTAGTTTCTCACTGGGATTATCATTCTTATATACGCAATTGATGGTATCGTTCTTATATACGCAATTGATGATTATCACTTGGAtttgtgacggatttgtgacggatcagtttctcccagttagtgacggattaacgacggatttgtgacccgataattaaaaccgtaaaaaatttgacggaaccgtccaaaatggaccaaatgtgagggaccgaataattcaaaagataatgttttggacaaaaaaatgcattatgttaaggaccaaattgggactttagtctttattagtactatcttactttattcacattttatctttctttgtttagatgtactccctccgtcctagataGTTTGtccaattttttcatttcggtccgtcccacatagtttgtcccatttcactttttaccatttttggtagtgaatctcatattccactaattcattcctaatcacatttattataaaactaatatataaaagtaggatccacattccactacctttttcaactcactttcaatACATTTCTTCAAATCTGTGCTCtgtcaaagtgagacaaactATCTAGGACGGAGGGAATTTAATTTACCAATTTTCACATTAAAGTCTGTATCTTACATCAATGAAACTATTTTAGTAGATGAATCATACTCCCTTCGTAACACAATaatattcattat
It encodes the following:
- the LOC121791049 gene encoding probable carboxylesterase 2 translates to MDKILDELFPSIAVGKYVASPSLDPARIYLPPNADPTKKLPLLVYYHGGGFIVESAFPPLYHKHLNRLVTQANVVAVSVNYRLAPEFPLPIAFEDSWRALKWIAEGEEEWINEFADLKSVYLGGDSAGGNIAHNIAMRVGESGGFQFGRDVPELPRLWIRLDAKRLRSSRSGWISDGD